The DNA region AGCCGCCTAACGGTGGATGCAGCAGCGGGCCGGAGCGCGTCCCCCAGAGAGACGGCGCCCACGAGCGCGCCGGGTTGGCCGTCGTGCGGAGCCGCTCCGAGTAACGACACGGTCTGCCCCTTTTTCTGAGCGCGTTCAACAATCGCCCCCGCGTGGCCGGAGTCTATGCCGTTCGCCTCGAGCCACCGCGGGTTTCCCAGCACGTACGTGCGGCCCTCCACACCGGCCGCCACGCCCATCCCCGCGGCTGACCGGAAATCCTCCACCTCCCGCGGGGCTATCCCCCGCCGCCTGGCCTCCGCGACGATCGCCCCGGCAATCGGGTGCAGCGACCTGTTTTCCAGCCCCGCGGCGTATGCGAGCGCCTCGTCCGCGGAGAACCCGTTGAACGACTCGACTCCGGTGACCCTCAGTCGACCGGCCGTAAGCGTGCCGGTCTTGTCAAACGCGAAGGCATTCACGCGCCCCAATGCCTCCAGGAATGCGCCGCCCTTAACCAGCACCCCCTGGCGGGCTGCGTTGCTGACAGCCGAGAGTATGGAGACGGGGGTCGATATCACCATGGCACAGGGGCAAGAAACGGCCAGCAGCGCAAGCCCCCTGTAAATCGAGGGCCGGAGCGGTTGTCCCCAGGCCAGCGGTGGGACCGCAACGACAAGCGCTGCGATCATGGTGACGGCCGGGGTGTACCAGGAAGCGAACCGGTCCACGTACTGCTGGACGGGGGCCTTCTGAGATTCGGCCTGCTTCACCATGTAAATGATCCTCGCGAGCGTGGTATCACCTGGAAGCTTCGTGACCGTAATCTCGAGGGCACCCTCGCCATTAATCGTCCCCGCGAACACCTCGTCATCCGGTGCCTTGTCCGCCGGCATCGACTCGCCGGTAATCGGCGATTGGTCTACCGACGAGCGCCCGCGGAGTACCTTGCCGTCGGCGGCGATTCTCTCCCCCGGATGAACCAGGATCAGGTCACCCGGTTTCAACGCGCCTACCGGGACCCTGACCTGCGCGCCGTCCCGGAGTACTGTCGCCTCCTTGGGCGCTATGTCCAGCAGTGAGCCTATAGAGCGGTAGGCGCGTTCCATCGTGCGCGATTCGAGGTAATCGGAAACGGAGAATAGAAACGCGATCGTGGCCGCTTCGACCCATTCGGAAATCGCAACCGCTCCGACGACAGTGACGATCATGAGCACATTCATGTCTATGGCGCGCCGGCGGAGGGCTTGAACGGCGCGGCGCGCGGGACCGGACCCGCCCATCACCAGCGCCAGAAGGCGCGCGCTCAGAATCGCCCAGCCGGGGCCATCGAGTAGGCTCAGTATCAGCGATACTCCGAGTGCCACTCCCGAGACGATCATGAGGATGAACTGGGAGCGCGAGCCCTCCTCAACCCCACACGCGCCGCAGCCTTCCCCAGCCTCGCCTGTCGCCTTGTCTCCTGAGGCGCTCTGGGCGTACGACATCGCGCACGCCGACCCTCCGCAACAGCCACAATCCCTCGTTCTCTCGGACCCTTCGCCCACGGTCAATCCCCTTCTCCCAGGTGTGACACCGCCTCGTTAATTACGTTGATCACGTGCGAATCGTCGAGCGAGTAATATACCTGCTTCCCCTCACGCCGGTACCTGACCACACGAGCCGCCCGGAGCAGCCGCAGGTGGTACGAGACGGCGGGTACGGACATGCCGAGCAGCGTGGCGATGTCGCAGACGCACAGTTCCTCACGTGACAGCGCAAACGCGATCCTCGCCCTGGTCTCGTCCGCCAGCGACTTGAACAGATCACCAAGCCCCCGCACCCCTTCGACCTGGGGCCTGAGCCTGTTTACCCTCTCCGGGTCAAAACAGAAAACATCGCAGGTATCGGCTACCGTGGCGGCACCGCGGT from Bacillota bacterium includes:
- the cadA gene encoding cadmium-translocating P-type ATPase, whose amino-acid sequence is MTVGEGSERTRDCGCCGGSACAMSYAQSASGDKATGEAGEGCGACGVEEGSRSQFILMIVSGVALGVSLILSLLDGPGWAILSARLLALVMGGSGPARRAVQALRRRAIDMNVLMIVTVVGAVAISEWVEAATIAFLFSVSDYLESRTMERAYRSIGSLLDIAPKEATVLRDGAQVRVPVGALKPGDLILVHPGERIAADGKVLRGRSSVDQSPITGESMPADKAPDDEVFAGTINGEGALEITVTKLPGDTTLARIIYMVKQAESQKAPVQQYVDRFASWYTPAVTMIAALVVAVPPLAWGQPLRPSIYRGLALLAVSCPCAMVISTPVSILSAVSNAARQGVLVKGGAFLEALGRVNAFAFDKTGTLTAGRLRVTGVESFNGFSADEALAYAAGLENRSLHPIAGAIVAEARRRGIAPREVEDFRSAAGMGVAAGVEGRTYVLGNPRWLEANGIDSGHAGAIVERAQKKGQTVSLLGAAPHDGQPGALVGAVSLGDALRPAAASTVRRLRDLGVRHIAMLTGDNRGTASALGEAAGVDEIVWELLPGDKVSLIEDLMMRHQSVAMVGDGVNDAPALATATVGVAMSAAGSDVALETADVALMSGDLSKIPYVVRLGRNTLDVIRQNIAIALGIKSVAVILVFLGMAGLWVAVVADMGSSLLVTANAMRLIRPLRQDV
- a CDS encoding winged helix-turn-helix transcriptional regulator, encoding MAENRGAATVADTCDVFCFDPERVNRLRPQVEGVRGLGDLFKSLADETRARIAFALSREELCVCDIATLLGMSVPAVSYHLRLLRAARVVRYRREGKQVYYSLDDSHVINVINEAVSHLGEGD